In the Maridesulfovibrio ferrireducens genome, one interval contains:
- a CDS encoding RluA family pseudouridine synthase translates to MPAEFVTVTSAEAGQKLVRFLERRVDGEVPRSAVMRWIRKGNVRVDKGRCKPFDLVKEGQIVRIPPYRADEPAEKISREPLEIIYEDENYLAINKPAGLPSQGGTGHDDSVVDRLLSMYADFPFKPAPAHRLDRDTSGVLLAGKSHHGQKALSDMFASGEGGKYYLALVRENWISEETGDDGWFEMHDLLEKKEENGTEKMVTGSGKEAHASVLSLGKLKDQTLLLVKLHTGRTHQIRVQLSSRGFPIVGDSKYGGGSGAMKLHCWRIETPWFIAQCSPHWGDDFLRQEHIDLAEKFLL, encoded by the coding sequence ATGCCAGCAGAATTTGTCACAGTTACCAGCGCTGAAGCTGGTCAAAAGCTTGTTAGATTTCTTGAACGAAGAGTGGACGGAGAGGTTCCGCGTTCCGCTGTTATGCGTTGGATTCGCAAGGGGAACGTGCGCGTTGATAAAGGACGTTGTAAGCCTTTTGATCTGGTTAAAGAAGGGCAGATCGTACGAATTCCTCCATATCGGGCTGATGAGCCTGCTGAAAAGATTTCACGTGAACCGCTCGAAATAATTTATGAAGACGAGAACTACTTAGCCATTAATAAACCTGCCGGATTGCCCTCACAGGGCGGAACAGGACATGATGACAGTGTTGTTGACCGTCTTTTATCCATGTATGCAGATTTTCCGTTTAAACCAGCCCCGGCACATCGGCTTGACCGTGATACTTCCGGTGTTCTGTTAGCCGGCAAAAGCCATCATGGACAGAAAGCTCTTTCCGATATGTTCGCGAGCGGAGAAGGTGGAAAGTATTATCTCGCTCTCGTTAGAGAAAATTGGATTTCAGAAGAAACCGGTGATGACGGTTGGTTTGAGATGCATGATCTTCTTGAAAAGAAAGAAGAGAATGGGACTGAAAAGATGGTAACAGGTTCCGGTAAAGAAGCGCATGCATCTGTTTTAAGTTTGGGAAAATTGAAAGATCAGACACTTCTTCTGGTCAAATTACATACTGGCAGAACTCATCAGATACGTGTTCAGCTTTCATCGCGCGGATTTCCGATTGTCGGGGATTCAAAATACGGCGGTGGTAGTGGTGCTATGAAGTTGCATTGTTGGAGAATCGAGACTCCTTGGT